From a single Dendropsophus ebraccatus isolate aDenEbr1 chromosome 8, aDenEbr1.pat, whole genome shotgun sequence genomic region:
- the TBATA gene encoding protein TBATA has translation MPGEAKDPQPVLRQTHNKRITAKEKMEHLKNPVSSTFKSQEVTDLAEKLENLAQNTPLRFSDEAMRPPTKSNSRFGTFSHHSFFSRHNPHPHRVTHIQGLNGIPICIVNDEWNVTSPLFPHPMIKSKISTNLLGVPSLPVGDPHGNINPFLGAGSMSEAWREELRELASKVSTTDKQPEKQEAEEPRRSTQYSAETGRIIPASARAMTRQASRKANRTSNSRARNTSSNFQDQELLILELLCQILQTDSLSAIQQWLLSAGQREKDLVMNMIQTATANMQHESMGERLHSQNNAALLSKDEYLQMKHINKSSHKQKPEPIPEEDKPECIGTAEVLQIHAADDEN, from the exons ATGCCAGGTGAGGCAAAAGATCCTCAGCCTGTTTTACGTCAAACACA CAACAAACGCATTACTGCAAAAGAAAAGATGGAACATTTGAAGAATCCTGTGTCTAGTACATTTAAAAGTCAAGAGGTTACTGATTTGGctgaaaaattggaaaaccttgcTCAGAACACCCCACTACGTTTCAGTGATGAAGCCATGAGACCTCCAACTAAAAGCAACTCTCGGTTTGGTACCTTTAGTCACCATTCATTCTTTTCCAGACACAATCCTCACCCTCATCGGGTTACACATATTCAAG GACTTAATGGAATCCCTATATGTATTGTCAACGATGAGTGGAATGTGACATCTCCCCTCTTCCCTCATCCCATGATAAAAAGCAAAATTTCAACAAATCTCCTGGGTGTACCCAGTTTGCCTGTAGGAGATCCACATGGTAACATAAATCCATTTCTTGGAGCAG GTTCCATGTCTGAAGCATGGCGCGAAGAGCTGAGGGAACTTGCATCAAAAGTCTCCACAACAGACAAACAACCAGAAAAACAGGAG GCTGAAGAGCCACGAAGATCCACACAGTATTCTGCAGAAACTGGACGAATTATACCAGCATCTGCAAGAGCTATGACCCGCCAGGCGTCCCGAAAAGCAAATCGGACAAGTAACTCCAGGGCCAGGAATACAAGCTCTAATTTCCAAGATCAAGAACTTCTG ATACTGGAGTTGCTTTGCCAGATTCTGCAAACTGATTCTCTGTCTGCCATCCAGCAGTGGCTTTTGTCAGCTGGCCAGAGAG AAAAAGACCTTGTCATGAACATGATCCAGACAGCTACTGCCAATATGCAACATGAATCCATGGGGGAAAGACTCCACTCCCAGAACAACGCAGCTCTTTTGTCAAAGGATGAGTACCTACAGATGAAACACATAAACAA GTCCAGTCATAAGCAGAAACCAGAGCCTATTCCTGAGGAAGATAAGCCAG AGTGCATTGGTACTGCAGAGGTTCTTCAGATACATGCAGCAGATGATGAGAACTAA